The Candidatus Babeliales bacterium genome includes a region encoding these proteins:
- a CDS encoding S8/S53 family peptidase: MRYLWLITCISIMYGAMGIELVDIGLEGTVLTAQELEQAKRGNTTIRRDVRDAVLWHQAIPTTGLLETTPYFPPHYPYLPHQFTLWELAPNKGRGVSIGIIDTAIGPNPDLMFAYQTINLVPKIEGSVTTAGEPKLSHGSHTMGIISGIDDGGENRSPSQDTGISGLAPNATITLLNAFENGKSSKNMLTRALEEAHRQNIDIVNMGLKIAESINLDDQSTKELERAIGHIPYTVTAAGNSGTSHLSYPAKFPCVTFDVGAFKYKDNAYPIFEVSQHEEGIGPLFVAPGYNILSSGYPDNDQATYVFMGGTSTAAPIMTGFVALMLGEFKDTFTKPQLLAVVYTSGFFMHDTQSWKSHSLLGTLDMRTALFVLHCLNYIRDHYPDVDFADKAQFETAVAILHDMLLQPIGGQAAKQNFAVFLNQNAHQSPHPTNLNLSQVVASVAHKAYQKLGGVKNQKNSTLFSHLPQYTQQRIEKKLKCSSES, encoded by the coding sequence ATGAGGTATCTATGGCTCATTACCTGTATCTCCATAATGTATGGAGCTATGGGCATAGAATTAGTTGATATAGGTCTAGAGGGGACGGTACTCACGGCTCAAGAGCTAGAACAGGCCAAGCGCGGCAACACCACCATAAGGCGCGATGTGCGGGATGCTGTCCTATGGCATCAAGCTATCCCTACTACGGGACTTCTGGAGACAACACCTTACTTTCCCCCGCACTATCCCTATCTGCCGCATCAGTTTACCCTGTGGGAGCTTGCTCCTAATAAGGGTAGGGGGGTTTCTATCGGGATTATCGATACAGCAATAGGACCTAATCCTGATCTCATGTTTGCCTACCAGACGATTAATCTCGTTCCTAAAATAGAGGGCTCTGTAACAACTGCTGGAGAACCAAAGCTCAGCCATGGGAGCCATACCATGGGCATTATTTCAGGAATAGATGATGGAGGGGAGAACCGTTCGCCTTCTCAGGATACAGGAATTAGCGGCCTTGCCCCTAATGCTACTATTACGTTGCTTAATGCGTTTGAGAATGGTAAAAGCTCCAAGAATATGCTTACCAGGGCCCTTGAGGAAGCCCATCGGCAGAATATTGATATTGTTAATATGGGCCTTAAAATTGCTGAATCCATTAATCTAGACGATCAATCTACCAAGGAGCTTGAACGCGCGATTGGTCATATTCCTTATACTGTAACGGCTGCGGGAAACTCAGGAACATCCCATCTTTCTTATCCCGCAAAATTTCCATGTGTAACCTTCGATGTTGGAGCCTTTAAGTATAAAGATAACGCGTATCCTATATTTGAGGTATCGCAACATGAAGAGGGGATAGGGCCACTTTTTGTAGCACCTGGCTACAATATTTTGAGCTCAGGCTATCCGGATAATGATCAAGCGACCTATGTCTTTATGGGTGGGACATCCACAGCAGCGCCAATAATGACAGGTTTTGTTGCACTTATGCTAGGTGAGTTCAAAGACACCTTTACGAAACCCCAGCTGCTTGCGGTTGTGTATACATCGGGGTTCTTTATGCATGACACACAAAGCTGGAAATCGCACTCATTGCTAGGAACTCTTGATATGAGAACAGCTTTATTTGTATTACATTGCTTGAATTATATACGAGATCACTATCCAGATGTGGATTTTGCCGATAAGGCACAATTTGAGACAGCTGTAGCGATACTACACGATATGCTGCTACAGCCAATTGGCGGGCAAGCAGCAAAGCAAAATTTTGCAGTATTTTTAAACCAGAATGCTCACCAATCTCCACATCCAACTAATCTTAATCTTTCTCAGGTAGTTGCTTCTGTTGCTCATAAGGCATACCAAAAGTTGGGTGGTGTAAAAAATCAAAAAAACAGTACACTATTCTCACACTTACCACAGTACACACAGCAACGAATTGAAAAAAAGCTGAAATGTAGTTCTGAATCTTAG
- the ruvC gene encoding crossover junction endodeoxyribonuclease RuvC → MIILGVDPGTIISGYGVLKKDKQRSVLLDYGFLRLGTKGLPERVSKFHDNMLHLIQTWHVTDIAIETPFLGKNAQNFLKLGYLRGIIYHLAYSNSITLHEFSPREVKQSLTGYGGASKEQVARMLLRLFPGLLMPKKFDVTDALAVSVCGLWNTKKIISAQK, encoded by the coding sequence ATGATCATTCTCGGCGTCGATCCCGGAACCATCATCAGTGGCTATGGAGTGTTAAAAAAAGACAAGCAACGTTCGGTCTTACTTGATTATGGATTCTTGCGCTTAGGAACAAAGGGATTACCAGAGCGTGTCTCAAAATTTCATGACAATATGCTGCATCTTATTCAAACATGGCACGTAACCGATATTGCAATCGAAACTCCATTTCTTGGCAAAAATGCTCAAAACTTTTTGAAACTTGGATATTTGCGAGGCATCATTTATCATCTTGCATATAGCAACTCAATTACACTCCACGAGTTTTCGCCACGTGAGGTTAAGCAGTCGTTAACAGGATATGGTGGCGCTAGTAAAGAACAGGTTGCTCGCATGCTCCTACGGCTATTTCCCGGATTACTGATGCCAAAAAAATTCGATGTCACAGACGCGCTTGCAGTTTCAGTTTGTGGTTTATGGAACACAAAAAAGATTATCAGCGCCCAAAAGTGA
- the dnaB gene encoding replicative DNA helicase gives MQKRKQEQRNLSIAPETILGKELPFNTEAEKAVLGAILLDDQTLSSVSDFLLAQDFYSAPHRIVYETILELAEKFNRVDLVTLQDELKKKDQLEAIGGSSYLLSLQDEIPSAGMIESHARIIKEKSVLRDLIGSAVDIITTCYDQQDKAIEAVLDNAEKTIFNISHKRANQSFTQLNIWLKRTFQHINEIKTHAHGITGVPSGFAKLDHLTSGFQKSDLIVVAGRPSMGKTGIALNAAINAARHDFTVGFFSLEMSAEQLTLRLLSSESGIPHHNIRNATITSDEWLTLTNVASSLASRKIFIDDTAMLNVMELRAKARKLKAEHGLQLLIVDYLQLLRAPGRHENRHQEVSEISRALKALAKELAIPVIALSQLSRAVDSRMDKRPMLSDLRESGAIEQDADLIMFLYRDVVYHPETDNPALAELIIGKQRNGPTGTAYLNFLKELTKFEDAEYEQ, from the coding sequence ATGCAAAAGCGAAAACAAGAACAACGGAATCTTTCTATAGCACCTGAAACCATTCTTGGAAAAGAACTGCCGTTTAATACGGAAGCAGAAAAAGCTGTTCTTGGTGCAATCTTATTAGATGATCAGACACTTTCATCAGTGTCTGATTTTTTATTAGCACAAGATTTTTACAGTGCACCACATCGCATTGTATATGAAACCATTTTGGAACTGGCCGAGAAATTTAATCGCGTTGATTTAGTTACCTTACAAGATGAGCTGAAAAAGAAAGATCAATTGGAAGCAATCGGTGGATCATCGTACCTCCTATCGTTGCAAGATGAGATTCCGTCAGCAGGTATGATTGAATCCCATGCACGTATTATCAAAGAAAAATCAGTGCTTCGTGATCTCATTGGTTCTGCCGTTGACATTATCACGACATGCTATGATCAACAGGATAAAGCAATAGAAGCGGTTCTTGATAACGCTGAAAAAACGATTTTCAATATATCGCACAAACGTGCAAACCAAAGTTTTACACAACTGAATATTTGGTTGAAGCGAACATTCCAACACATTAACGAAATCAAGACACACGCGCATGGTATTACCGGAGTGCCGAGTGGTTTTGCAAAACTAGATCATCTTACGTCGGGTTTTCAAAAAAGCGACTTAATCGTTGTAGCAGGGCGCCCCTCGATGGGTAAGACTGGTATTGCACTCAACGCTGCGATCAATGCGGCGCGCCATGATTTTACCGTTGGCTTCTTTTCGCTCGAAATGTCAGCAGAACAACTCACGTTACGCTTGCTATCATCAGAGTCTGGCATACCACATCACAATATTCGCAATGCAACTATAACCTCTGATGAATGGCTAACACTTACTAATGTTGCTAGTTCATTAGCTTCACGAAAAATTTTTATTGATGATACTGCAATGCTCAATGTAATGGAACTGCGTGCCAAGGCTCGCAAGCTCAAAGCTGAGCATGGGCTTCAATTATTAATTGTTGATTATCTCCAATTGCTACGTGCACCTGGTCGCCATGAAAACCGACATCAGGAGGTTTCAGAAATATCGCGCGCGCTTAAGGCTCTTGCCAAAGAGCTTGCTATTCCAGTTATTGCATTGTCACAGTTATCACGTGCAGTTGATAGTCGCATGGATAAGCGACCGATGCTCTCTGATTTGCGTGAATCCGGAGCAATCGAACAGGATGCCGATTTGATAATGTTTTTATATCGTGATGTCGTGTATCATCCTGAGACCGATAACCCTGCGCTTGCCGAGCTGATTATAGGTAAGCAGCGGAATGGACCAACTGGTACTGCCTATTTGAACTTCCTTAAAGAACTTACGAAGTTTGAGGATGCGGAATACGAACAGTAA